A single window of Streptomyces aquilus DNA harbors:
- a CDS encoding oligopeptide:H+ symporter — MASSLTKDSARRGTPGTEQTFFGHPRGLATLFMTEMWERFSYYGMRALLPLYLVAPGGLHLSAATATAIYSVYVSLVYLLALPGGWFGDRVWGPRKTVAVAGAVIMLGHLTLALPSSGTFYAGLGLVAIGSGLLKANISPMVGHLYDGPDDPRRDGGFTVFYMGINLGAFAAPLVIGTIGENVNWHLGFALAALGMALGLGQFLIGSRHLADRSSVVPTPLSEQEKASTLRKAAIWAGVAVVFYAIVGFSGHYTLNWILVPLTLLGLIIPVMVLARIKRDKDLDRSEQKSMSAYIWFFVAAAVFWMIYDQGGSTLSIFADSSADNTIFGWEFPVSWYQSVNPVLIMALAPVFAWFWLALNRRGKEPSTIVKFASGLVLVGASFFLFLAPLAIADGGHKAAAAWLVAIYFVQTVGELLLSPVGLSVTTKMAPAKYASQMMGVWFLAVTAGDATTGLLSIAGVDLNKTGIVALEATLAVLAGAAVWMYRSRVKELMGSVR, encoded by the coding sequence ATGGCGTCCAGCCTGACGAAGGACTCGGCCCGCCGGGGCACCCCCGGAACCGAGCAGACCTTCTTCGGCCACCCCCGCGGACTGGCCACTCTCTTCATGACCGAGATGTGGGAGCGTTTCTCCTACTACGGCATGAGGGCTCTCCTCCCGCTGTACCTCGTCGCCCCCGGCGGCCTCCACCTCAGCGCCGCCACCGCGACCGCGATCTACTCCGTGTACGTCTCGCTGGTGTACCTGCTCGCCCTGCCGGGCGGCTGGTTCGGCGACCGCGTCTGGGGTCCCCGCAAGACCGTCGCCGTCGCCGGCGCGGTGATCATGCTCGGCCACCTCACGCTGGCCCTGCCGTCCTCCGGCACCTTCTACGCGGGCCTCGGCCTCGTGGCGATCGGCTCCGGCCTGCTGAAGGCCAACATCTCCCCGATGGTCGGCCACCTCTACGACGGCCCCGACGACCCGCGCCGGGACGGTGGCTTCACCGTCTTCTACATGGGCATCAACCTCGGCGCGTTCGCCGCGCCGCTGGTCATCGGCACCATCGGTGAGAACGTCAACTGGCACCTGGGCTTCGCCCTCGCCGCGCTCGGCATGGCGCTGGGCCTCGGCCAGTTCCTGATCGGCTCCCGCCACCTGGCGGACCGTTCCAGCGTCGTCCCGACCCCGCTGTCGGAGCAGGAGAAGGCCTCGACCCTGCGCAAGGCCGCGATCTGGGCCGGTGTCGCCGTGGTCTTCTACGCGATCGTCGGCTTCTCGGGCCACTACACGCTGAACTGGATCCTGGTCCCGCTGACCCTGCTCGGCCTGATCATCCCGGTGATGGTGCTGGCCCGCATCAAGCGCGACAAGGACCTGGACCGCAGCGAGCAGAAGTCGATGTCGGCGTACATCTGGTTCTTCGTCGCCGCGGCCGTGTTCTGGATGATCTACGACCAGGGCGGCTCGACCCTGTCGATCTTCGCCGACTCCTCGGCCGACAACACCATCTTCGGCTGGGAGTTCCCGGTCTCCTGGTACCAGTCGGTCAACCCGGTCCTGATCATGGCGCTGGCCCCGGTCTTCGCCTGGTTCTGGCTGGCGCTGAACCGGCGCGGCAAGGAGCCGAGCACGATCGTGAAGTTCGCCTCGGGCCTGGTCCTGGTCGGCGCGTCCTTCTTCCTGTTCCTCGCCCCGCTGGCGATCGCCGACGGCGGTCACAAGGCGGCGGCGGCCTGGCTGGTGGCGATCTACTTCGTCCAGACCGTCGGTGAGCTCCTGCTCTCCCCGGTCGGCCTGTCGGTGACGACGAAGATGGCCCCGGCGAAGTACGCCTCCCAGATGATGGGCGTCTGGTTCCTCGCGGTCACCGCGGGCGACGCCACGACGGGCCTGCTGTCCATCGCCGGCGTCGACCTCAACAAGACGGGCATCGTCGCCCTGGAGGCCACGCTCGCCGTGCTCGCCGGCGCCGCGGTCTGGATGTACCGCAGCCGCGTCAAGGAACTCATGGGCAGCGTCCGCTGA
- a CDS encoding LPXTG cell wall anchor domain-containing protein has protein sequence MSYRNRTAALASAAALAGSAVLMAAPAAHAEVVDVKYQCKTPIGDKSAVSPIDIKGVKSGSGYKITMSWQKGVSSSPVDLGKGAMAPSAVIKLGGADSGTLSVSGPANQAVVPANTPIKISDLSGTYTPKKSGKVTFTAGVLTIKALGTTTTCTPTNSPGPSLTLDVTAASGGSGGSGTQSGSDSGAELPQTGPEDSAIALGTLGGTVLLAGAAGTLWLTRRHQAATRR, from the coding sequence GTGTCGTACCGGAATCGAACCGCCGCGCTCGCGTCCGCCGCGGCCCTGGCCGGCTCGGCGGTGCTGATGGCCGCCCCCGCCGCCCATGCCGAGGTCGTCGACGTCAAGTACCAGTGCAAGACACCGATCGGCGACAAGAGCGCCGTCTCGCCCATCGACATCAAGGGCGTCAAGAGCGGCAGCGGCTACAAGATCACCATGTCGTGGCAGAAGGGCGTCTCCTCCAGCCCGGTCGACCTGGGCAAGGGTGCGATGGCCCCGAGTGCCGTCATCAAGCTGGGCGGCGCCGACAGCGGCACCCTCAGCGTGTCCGGGCCGGCCAACCAGGCGGTCGTCCCCGCCAACACCCCCATCAAGATCAGCGACTTGAGCGGGACGTACACCCCGAAGAAGTCCGGCAAGGTCACCTTCACCGCGGGCGTCCTCACCATCAAGGCCCTCGGCACGACGACCACGTGCACGCCGACGAACAGTCCCGGCCCGTCGCTCACCCTGGACGTCACGGCCGCGAGCGGAGGTTCCGGCGGCAGCGGCACCCAGAGCGGCAGCGACTCCGGCGCCGAACTCCCGCAGACCGGCCCCGAGGACTCGGCGATCGCCCTCGGCACCCTCGGCGGCACGGTCCTCCTCGCGGGCGCGGCCGGCACGCTGTGGCTGACGAGGCGGCACCAGGCGGCAACCCGCCGCTGA
- the serS gene encoding serine--tRNA ligase, with protein sequence MLDVTLIRQHPDRVRDGLRKRGVDVDVPGFLALDAEFRAARTAVEELRAERRRISAAVGARRRDGDPGEELQAQAQELTGRLAEADAALRRLAQRHQEFLDGLPNLPADDVLAGGKEHNQVVRTVGAPPELAQPVRDHVTLSEELGLVDHRRGVRLAGNGYWVYRGEGAALEWALLNHFLDAHRRAGYEFVLPPHLLTEEAGYTAGQFPKFADEVFRTGEGGGRRFLLPTAETALVNLHRGETLDERDLPLKYVAYTPCYRVESGSHRTAERGTLRGHQFNKVELFQFARPEDSEAAQLELLARAEELVAGLGLHYRVTKLAAKDTSPAQAKTYDVEVWLPSLGAYAEVSSVSNAREYQARRGGIRYRPAGGGRTAYVHTLNASGLATSRLLPAILEQHQWPDGTVAVPEVLRHRGLPDVLRPRVTQG encoded by the coding sequence ATGCTCGACGTCACCCTCATCCGACAGCACCCCGACCGTGTCCGCGACGGCCTGCGCAAGCGGGGCGTCGACGTCGACGTCCCCGGCTTCCTCGCCCTCGACGCCGAGTTCCGCGCGGCCCGTACCGCCGTGGAGGAACTACGGGCCGAGCGGCGCCGGATCTCGGCCGCCGTGGGCGCCCGGCGCAGGGACGGCGACCCGGGTGAGGAACTTCAGGCCCAGGCCCAGGAGTTGACCGGACGGCTCGCCGAAGCCGACGCGGCGCTCAGGCGGCTCGCCCAGCGGCATCAGGAGTTCCTCGACGGACTGCCCAACCTCCCGGCCGACGACGTCCTCGCGGGCGGCAAGGAACACAACCAGGTCGTACGGACTGTCGGCGCCCCGCCCGAACTCGCCCAGCCGGTACGGGATCACGTGACGCTCAGCGAGGAACTCGGCCTGGTCGACCACCGCCGTGGCGTCCGTCTCGCCGGCAACGGCTACTGGGTCTACCGGGGCGAGGGCGCCGCCCTGGAGTGGGCGCTGCTCAACCACTTCCTCGACGCGCACCGCCGGGCGGGCTACGAGTTCGTGCTGCCCCCGCACCTGCTGACCGAGGAGGCCGGTTACACCGCGGGCCAGTTCCCGAAGTTCGCCGACGAGGTCTTCCGCACCGGCGAGGGCGGTGGACGCCGCTTCCTGCTCCCCACCGCCGAGACCGCCCTCGTCAACCTGCACCGCGGCGAGACCCTCGACGAGCGCGACCTGCCGCTCAAGTACGTGGCCTACACGCCCTGTTACCGGGTGGAGAGCGGCAGCCACCGCACCGCGGAGCGCGGCACCCTGCGCGGCCACCAGTTCAACAAGGTCGAGCTGTTCCAGTTCGCCCGGCCGGAGGACTCGGAGGCCGCCCAGCTGGAACTCCTCGCGCGGGCCGAGGAGTTGGTGGCCGGGCTCGGCCTCCACTACCGCGTCACCAAACTCGCCGCCAAAGACACCAGCCCCGCCCAGGCCAAGACCTACGACGTCGAGGTGTGGCTGCCCAGCCTCGGCGCGTACGCCGAGGTCAGCTCGGTGTCGAACGCCCGCGAGTACCAGGCCCGGCGCGGCGGCATCCGCTACCGCCCGGCGGGCGGCGGCAGGACGGCGTACGTGCACACCCTCAACGCCTCGGGCCTTGCCACCAGCCGTCTCCTCCCCGCGATCCTGGAGCAGCACCAGTGGCCGGACGGGACGGTGGCGGTCCCGGAGGTGCTGCGGCACCGGGGCCTGCCGGATGTCCTCCGCCCTCGGGTTACCCAGGGTTAG
- a CDS encoding carboxymuconolactone decarboxylase family protein has product MEARLSPHGTPLLGKVLPHLIAANKAVAESGVPAATQELVKIRASQINGCGACLDMHTKEAAAAGETQHRLLMVAAWREAKAFTEPERAALELTEAGTRLADGSGVPDDVWQNAAKHYDEEQLLALVMLIGVINFFNRMNVMTRQPAGDYQVGMLH; this is encoded by the coding sequence ATGGAAGCCCGGCTCTCCCCCCACGGCACCCCCCTCCTGGGCAAGGTCCTGCCTCACCTCATCGCGGCGAACAAGGCGGTCGCCGAGTCCGGCGTACCGGCCGCGACACAGGAGCTGGTCAAGATCCGCGCGAGCCAGATCAACGGCTGCGGGGCCTGCCTCGACATGCACACCAAGGAGGCCGCCGCCGCGGGAGAGACCCAGCACCGGCTGCTCATGGTCGCCGCGTGGCGCGAGGCCAAGGCCTTCACCGAGCCGGAGCGGGCGGCGCTGGAGCTGACGGAGGCGGGCACCCGGCTCGCCGACGGCTCCGGAGTGCCGGACGACGTGTGGCAGAACGCCGCGAAGCACTACGACGAGGAGCAGCTGCTGGCCCTCGTGATGCTGATCGGCGTGATCAACTTCTTCAACCGCATGAACGTCATGACCCGTCAGCCGGCCGGCGACTACCAGGTCGGCATGCTCCACTGA
- a CDS encoding ATP-binding protein — translation MSSTRPYSPGDRGREADGASGASEGGAVVPSDSSAGRQVRRLSFDGASGVVPLARDFARQALYAWGWLPAATADQRAAAEDVLLVVSELVTNACLHAEGPDELWIACDNKVIRVEVSDRGTGQPAPRTPHRAGRPGGHGMFIVQRLCLDWGVIRNPGVTGKTVWAELGAPA, via the coding sequence ATGAGCAGCACCCGGCCTTACTCGCCGGGCGACCGCGGCCGGGAGGCCGACGGCGCTTCCGGGGCGTCCGAAGGGGGTGCGGTCGTGCCGTCTGACTCCTCGGCGGGCCGGCAGGTCCGCAGGCTGAGCTTCGACGGCGCGAGCGGGGTCGTCCCGCTGGCCCGCGACTTCGCCCGGCAGGCGCTGTACGCGTGGGGCTGGCTGCCCGCCGCCACCGCGGACCAGCGGGCCGCCGCCGAGGACGTGCTGCTCGTCGTCTCCGAGCTGGTCACCAACGCCTGTCTGCATGCCGAGGGGCCGGACGAGCTGTGGATCGCCTGCGACAACAAGGTGATCCGCGTCGAGGTCTCCGACCGCGGCACGGGCCAGCCGGCGCCGCGCACCCCGCACCGCGCGGGCCGTCCCGGCGGCCACGGCATGTTCATCGTGCAGCGGCTCTGCCTCGACTGGGGGGTCATCCGTAACCCCGGGGTGACGGGCAAGACGGTCTGGGCGGAGCTCGGAGCGCCCGCGTAA
- a CDS encoding STAS domain-containing protein, whose amino-acid sequence MDRGTVGSAQSGRLLVEVREEGASAVVTPAGELDHHTADLLREPLEECLAKGFSRLVVDCSRLEFCDSTGLNVLLGARLKAEAAGGGVHLAGMLPVVARVFEITGADAVFTVHDTLAAALADEAG is encoded by the coding sequence ATGGACCGCGGGACGGTCGGCAGCGCACAGTCTGGCCGGCTTCTGGTCGAGGTGCGGGAAGAGGGCGCCAGCGCCGTCGTGACCCCGGCAGGTGAGCTCGATCACCACACGGCCGATTTGTTGCGTGAGCCACTCGAGGAGTGCCTCGCCAAGGGCTTCAGTCGCCTGGTGGTCGACTGTTCGCGCCTGGAGTTCTGTGACTCCACGGGCCTGAACGTACTGCTGGGGGCGCGACTGAAGGCGGAGGCCGCCGGGGGTGGGGTGCATCTCGCGGGGATGCTGCCCGTGGTGGCGCGCGTCTTCGAGATCACGGGTGCGGACGCGGTCTTCACCGTGCATGACACGCTCGCCGCGGCCCTGGCCGACGAGGCCGGCTGA
- a CDS encoding RNA polymerase sigma factor SigF, whose product MSPRLDASHTQIATSTSPPEQLDPIEQLEQMERIEQDQRDDLLAGLPEIPPYDEVGPVDARALSKTLFARLESLEEGTHEYSYVRNTLVELNLALVKFAASRFRSRSEPMEDIIQVGTIGLIKAIDRFELSRGVEFPTFAMPTIVGEIKRFFRDTSWSVRVPRRLQELRLDLAKAGDELAQKLDRAPTVAELAERLGLTKDEVVEGMAASNAYTASSLDAQPEEDDAEGALADRIGYEDHGIEGIEYVESLKPLIADLPARDRKILSLRFVAGMTQSEIGDELGISQMHVSRLLSRTLVRLRKGLTVED is encoded by the coding sequence ATGTCACCCCGGCTCGACGCATCGCATACCCAGATCGCGACGTCGACATCCCCCCCGGAACAGCTGGATCCCATCGAGCAGCTCGAACAGATGGAACGGATCGAGCAGGACCAGCGGGACGACCTGCTGGCCGGGCTTCCGGAGATCCCCCCGTACGACGAGGTGGGGCCGGTGGACGCACGAGCCCTGTCCAAGACCCTCTTCGCGCGCCTGGAGTCGCTGGAGGAGGGCACCCACGAATACTCGTACGTCCGCAACACGCTCGTCGAGCTCAACCTGGCCCTGGTCAAGTTCGCCGCCTCCCGCTTCCGCTCCCGCAGCGAGCCGATGGAGGACATCATCCAGGTCGGCACGATCGGCCTGATCAAGGCGATCGACCGCTTCGAGCTCAGCCGCGGTGTGGAGTTCCCCACCTTCGCGATGCCGACGATCGTCGGCGAGATCAAGCGCTTCTTCCGCGACACCTCGTGGTCGGTGCGGGTACCCCGCCGTCTTCAGGAACTCCGCCTCGACCTGGCCAAGGCCGGCGACGAACTGGCGCAGAAGCTGGACCGGGCACCGACGGTCGCCGAACTCGCCGAGCGCCTGGGGCTGACGAAGGACGAGGTCGTGGAGGGCATGGCCGCCTCCAACGCGTACACCGCGTCGTCGCTGGACGCGCAGCCGGAGGAGGACGACGCCGAGGGCGCGCTGGCGGACCGGATCGGTTACGAGGACCACGGCATCGAGGGCATCGAGTACGTGGAGTCCCTGAAGCCCCTGATCGCCGACCTCCCCGCCCGGGACCGGAAGATCCTGTCCCTGCGCTTCGTGGCGGGCATGACCCAGTCGGAGATCGGCGACGAGCTGGGCATCTCGCAGATGCATGTGTCACGGCTGCTGTCGCGGACGCTGGTGCGGCTGCGAAAAGGGCTGACAGTCGAGGATTGA
- the hutI gene encoding imidazolonepropionase, which translates to MSSTVITNIAALVTNDPSLGDRSPLGLIQDAAVVIDGDHVAWTGESSKAPATDNRVDAGGRAVLPGFVDSHSHLVFAGDRTQEFNARMSGRSYTAGGIRTTVAATRAASDEDLEANLTRYLDEALRQGTTTFETKSGYGLTVEDEARALRIAAAHTDEVTYLGAHIVSPDHADDPAAYVALVTGEMLDACAPYARWIDVFCEKGAFDGDQARAILTAGKAKGLHPRIHANQLSYGPGVQLAVELDAASADHCTHLTDADVDALANGDTVATLLPGAEFSTRAEWPDARRLLDAGVTVALSTDCNPGSSFTSSVPFCIALAVRDMGMTPDEAVWSATAGGAAALRRTDVGRITAGARADLTLLDAPSHVHLAYRPGVPLVSGVWRRGVRVV; encoded by the coding sequence ATGAGCAGCACCGTCATCACCAACATCGCCGCGCTCGTCACCAACGACCCCTCCCTCGGTGACCGCTCCCCCCTCGGTCTGATCCAGGACGCGGCCGTCGTCATCGACGGCGACCACGTCGCGTGGACCGGTGAATCAAGCAAAGCACCCGCCACTGACAATCGCGTCGACGCCGGGGGACGGGCCGTCCTGCCCGGGTTCGTGGACTCCCACTCCCACCTCGTCTTCGCGGGCGACCGCACCCAGGAGTTCAACGCCCGCATGTCGGGCCGCTCCTACACCGCGGGCGGCATCCGGACGACGGTCGCCGCGACCCGCGCCGCGAGCGACGAGGATCTCGAAGCGAACCTCACCCGCTATCTCGACGAGGCCCTGCGCCAGGGCACGACGACCTTCGAGACGAAGTCCGGCTACGGCCTCACGGTCGAGGACGAGGCCCGCGCCCTGCGCATCGCCGCCGCCCACACCGACGAGGTCACCTACCTCGGCGCGCACATCGTCTCCCCGGACCACGCCGACGACCCGGCCGCGTACGTGGCCCTCGTCACCGGCGAGATGCTCGACGCCTGTGCCCCGTACGCCCGTTGGATCGACGTCTTCTGCGAGAAGGGCGCGTTCGACGGCGACCAGGCCCGCGCGATCCTCACCGCCGGCAAGGCCAAGGGCCTGCACCCGCGCATCCACGCCAACCAGCTGTCCTACGGCCCCGGCGTCCAGCTGGCCGTCGAACTCGACGCCGCCAGCGCCGACCACTGCACCCACCTCACGGACGCCGACGTCGACGCCCTCGCGAACGGCGACACCGTCGCCACGCTGCTGCCCGGCGCCGAGTTCTCCACCCGCGCCGAGTGGCCGGACGCCCGTCGCCTCCTCGACGCCGGTGTCACCGTGGCCCTGTCCACCGACTGCAACCCGGGCTCGTCCTTCACCTCGTCCGTGCCGTTCTGCATCGCGCTCGCCGTGCGGGACATGGGCATGACCCCGGACGAGGCGGTCTGGTCGGCCACGGCGGGCGGCGCGGCCGCCCTGCGGCGCACGGACGTCGGCAGGATCACCGCGGGCGCCCGGGCGGACCTCACCCTCCTCGACGCCCCGAGCCACGTCCACCTGGCCTACCGGCCGGGGGTGCCGCTGGTGAGCGGGGTATGGCGACGGGGCGTGCGCGTCGTCTGA
- a CDS encoding formimidoylglutamate deiminase, with amino-acid sequence MTTYWLEHAWLDTHVEPGVAVEVADGRITAVRTDVPTPPPGAEILRGLTLPGLANAHSHAFHRALRGTVQVGSGTFWTWREVMYATADRLTPESYHALARAVYAEMALAGVTSVGEFHYVHHAPGGTPYADPNAMGEALIAAAADAGIRITLLDTAYLSAGFGQPPNTHQLRFSDGTAEAWAERCSLLKERDHARIGVAIHSVRAVPAGELATVAAWAEERRAPLHVHLSEQTAENDACREAHGRTPTRLLADHGVLGPRTTGVHNTHLTDEDIALLGGSGTGTCMCPTTERDLADGIGPAVALQKAGSPLSLGSDSHAVIDLLEEARAMELNERLRTRTRGHWTAAALLRAASADGHAALGWDAAGTIEPGALADLTTIALDSVRTAGPLPRLGAETAVFAATAADVRHTVVGGRQVVRDGAHTLVPDVPQALARAVDALRG; translated from the coding sequence GTGACGACGTACTGGCTGGAGCACGCCTGGCTCGACACCCACGTCGAGCCGGGCGTCGCCGTCGAGGTCGCGGACGGCCGGATCACCGCCGTCCGCACGGACGTGCCCACCCCGCCGCCCGGCGCCGAGATCCTGCGCGGCCTCACCCTCCCCGGCCTCGCCAACGCCCACAGCCACGCCTTCCACCGCGCCCTGCGCGGCACCGTCCAGGTCGGCTCCGGCACCTTCTGGACCTGGCGCGAGGTCATGTACGCCACCGCCGACCGGCTGACCCCGGAGAGCTACCACGCCCTCGCCCGGGCCGTGTACGCGGAGATGGCGCTGGCCGGCGTGACCTCCGTCGGCGAGTTCCACTACGTCCACCACGCCCCCGGCGGCACCCCCTACGCCGACCCCAACGCCATGGGCGAGGCCCTGATCGCGGCCGCCGCCGACGCCGGTATCCGCATCACCCTCCTCGACACCGCCTATCTCTCCGCCGGCTTCGGACAGCCCCCCAACACCCACCAGCTCCGCTTCTCCGACGGCACCGCCGAGGCCTGGGCCGAACGCTGTTCACTTCTCAAGGAACGGGATCACGCGCGGATCGGGGTCGCGATCCACTCCGTACGGGCCGTGCCCGCGGGCGAGTTGGCGACCGTGGCCGCATGGGCCGAGGAGCGGCGGGCGCCGCTGCACGTCCACCTGTCCGAGCAGACCGCCGAGAACGACGCCTGCCGGGAGGCCCACGGTCGCACCCCCACCCGGCTCCTCGCCGACCACGGCGTCCTCGGCCCCCGCACCACCGGCGTCCACAACACCCACCTCACCGACGAGGACATCGCCCTCCTCGGCGGCTCGGGGACCGGGACGTGCATGTGCCCGACCACCGAGCGGGACCTCGCCGACGGCATCGGCCCGGCCGTGGCCTTGCAGAAGGCCGGGTCCCCGCTCTCCCTCGGCTCCGACAGCCACGCCGTCATCGACCTGCTCGAAGAGGCCCGCGCGATGGAGCTGAACGAGCGGCTGCGCACCCGCACCCGCGGCCACTGGACCGCGGCGGCGCTGCTGCGGGCCGCCTCCGCCGACGGCCACGCGGCCCTCGGCTGGGACGCGGCGGGCACCATCGAGCCCGGCGCCCTCGCCGACCTCACGACGATCGCGCTCGACTCGGTCAGGACAGCGGGCCCGCTGCCCCGGCTGGGCGCCGAGACGGCCGTATTCGCGGCGACGGCAGCGGACGTACGGCACACGGTCGTGGGCGGCCGGCAGGTCGTACGCGACGGGGCGCACACACTCGTACCGGATGTGCCGCAAGCCCTCGCGCGGGCCGTCGACGCCCTCCGCGGCTGA
- a CDS encoding allantoate amidohydrolase: MWRELLPIGRHPDSHGYRRFAWTGADAECRAWFKEQAEARGMSYELDRNGNQWAWLGDPTAGDAVVTGSHLDSVPDGGAFDGPLGVVSSFAALDELRARRVEFTKPLAIVNFGDEEGARFGLACVGSRLASGQLTVEQAHRLTDGEGISLPRAMEAAGYDPDAIGADHERLGRIGAFVELHVEQGRALDLSGDRVGIASAIWPHGRWRFDFRGEANHAGTTRLVDRHDPMLSYAETVLAARREAELAGAVATFGKISVEPNGVNAIPSLVRGWLDSRAADQASLDQVVGGIEKAAREYADAHGIALDIVRESFTPVVEFDHALRDELARILGKEAKDTDFSVPVLGTGAGHDAGILSGTIPTAMLFVRNPTGVSHSPAEFAAEDDCVAGVLALADVLEGLATS; encoded by the coding sequence ATGTGGCGCGAGCTGCTCCCCATCGGCCGCCACCCCGACTCCCACGGCTACCGCCGCTTCGCCTGGACCGGCGCCGACGCCGAATGCCGGGCCTGGTTCAAGGAGCAGGCCGAGGCGCGGGGGATGAGCTACGAGCTCGACCGGAACGGCAACCAATGGGCCTGGCTCGGGGACCCGACCGCCGGGGACGCCGTCGTCACCGGGTCGCATCTGGACTCCGTGCCCGACGGCGGGGCCTTCGACGGGCCGCTCGGCGTCGTGTCGTCCTTCGCCGCGCTCGACGAACTGCGGGCCCGGCGGGTGGAGTTCACCAAGCCCCTCGCCATCGTCAACTTCGGCGACGAGGAAGGCGCCCGCTTCGGGCTCGCCTGCGTCGGCTCACGGCTCGCCTCCGGGCAGCTCACCGTCGAGCAGGCGCACCGGCTGACCGACGGCGAGGGCATCAGCCTGCCCCGGGCCATGGAGGCCGCCGGGTACGACCCCGACGCCATCGGGGCCGACCACGAGCGGCTCGGCCGCATCGGCGCCTTCGTCGAACTGCACGTCGAGCAGGGCCGCGCGCTGGACCTGTCCGGCGACCGCGTCGGCATCGCCAGCGCCATCTGGCCGCACGGCCGCTGGCGCTTCGACTTCCGGGGCGAGGCGAACCACGCCGGCACCACCCGTCTCGTCGACCGGCACGACCCCATGCTGTCGTACGCCGAGACCGTCCTCGCCGCCCGCCGCGAGGCCGAACTCGCCGGTGCCGTCGCCACCTTCGGCAAGATCTCCGTCGAACCCAACGGCGTCAACGCGATCCCCTCCCTCGTGCGCGGCTGGCTCGACTCCCGCGCCGCCGACCAGGCGAGCCTGGACCAGGTGGTCGGCGGGATCGAGAAGGCCGCCCGCGAGTACGCCGACGCCCACGGCATCGCCCTCGACATCGTCCGGGAGTCCTTCACCCCCGTCGTCGAGTTCGACCACGCCCTGCGCGACGAACTGGCCCGCATCCTGGGCAAGGAGGCGAAGGACACGGACTTCAGCGTCCCCGTCCTGGGTACCGGTGCCGGACACGACGCCGGAATCCTGTCCGGGACGATCCCGACCGCCATGCTGTTCGTACGCAACCCCACCGGCGTCTCGCACTCCCCGGCCGAGTTCGCGGCCGAGGACGACTGCGTGGCCGGGGTCCTCGCCCTCGCCGACGTACTGGAAGGACTGGCCACCTCGTGA